A portion of the Faecalibacterium sp. I3-3-89 genome contains these proteins:
- a CDS encoding helix-turn-helix domain-containing protein produces the protein MGEETLNPRDAYRVMLRDYPDVLNIDQMCEILSVSTKTGYALLKKGSIQHLKVGRSYRIPKAHLLTYLIGFAPGHTIRA, from the coding sequence TTGGGCGAAGAAACTTTGAATCCCCGTGATGCGTACCGTGTGATGCTCCGGGATTACCCGGATGTGCTGAACATCGACCAGATGTGCGAGATATTGAGCGTCAGCACAAAAACCGGGTATGCGCTTTTGAAAAAGGGGAGCATCCAGCATTTGAAGGTCGGACGCTCCTACCGCATCCCCAAGGCACATCTTTTGACTTATCTTATCGGATTCGCACCCGGTCACACCATCCGGGCGTGA
- a CDS encoding DUF6551 family protein, with the protein MRLNDNNTFIGINPPYQLSVIHSSKLIYPREIYQRGVERKRVELIARDFNEYIVNEPKVSFRNGRYYVMDGQHTIEGCILLNGGEDRPILCKVYTGLTMEQEALLFAEQNGHSAPLSAGIKLRAKVVGGDAPSKAFVAATNRVGLSLNYDSMQLSDYRISCVGTALKLYDQLGEEIYCEALRHIVAAWEGRPDSFRAAVLRGVMYFVQLYHGQYSAERLVRALGGVHPMELYRISRDNPAKLPGWRRYVYPIYTTYNGKCRKDALPMKF; encoded by the coding sequence ATGCGCCTGAACGACAATAATACTTTCATTGGCATCAACCCGCCGTACCAGCTTTCGGTCATCCACAGCAGCAAGCTGATCTACCCCCGCGAGATCTACCAGCGGGGCGTGGAGCGCAAGCGGGTGGAGCTGATTGCAAGGGATTTCAACGAGTACATCGTTAACGAGCCGAAGGTCAGCTTCCGCAACGGCAGGTACTATGTAATGGACGGTCAGCACACCATCGAGGGCTGCATCCTCCTCAACGGCGGCGAGGACCGCCCGATCCTCTGCAAGGTCTACACCGGTCTGACGATGGAGCAGGAAGCCCTGCTCTTTGCGGAGCAGAACGGTCACTCTGCACCCCTGTCGGCGGGCATCAAGCTGCGCGCCAAGGTGGTGGGCGGCGATGCGCCCTCCAAGGCGTTTGTTGCAGCCACCAACCGGGTGGGGCTGTCCCTCAACTACGACAGTATGCAGCTGAGCGACTACCGCATCAGCTGCGTGGGCACGGCGCTGAAGCTGTACGACCAGCTGGGCGAAGAGATCTACTGCGAAGCCCTGCGGCACATCGTGGCGGCGTGGGAGGGCAGACCGGATTCCTTCCGGGCGGCTGTCCTGCGGGGCGTGATGTACTTTGTGCAGCTGTACCACGGGCAGTACAGCGCGGAGCGGCTTGTCCGTGCGCTGGGCGGCGTCCACCCCATGGAGCTCTACCGCATCAGCCGGGATAACCCCGCCAAGCTCCCGGGTTGGCGGCGGTACGTTTATCCCATCTACACCACCTACAACGGCAAGTGCAGGAAAGACGCACTGCCGATGAAGTTCTAA
- a CDS encoding tyrosine-type recombinase/integrase, producing MVAGHLQEKNDFYYIVLSYKDADGKRKTKWEATGLSVKRNKKKAEALLLERRRNFMVPTAPAEIRLDDDILFSDFMLKWLEVTKSSVQITTYASYQGMVERIIAPYFRKRGIKLVDLKATDLQDFYTKQLERVKANSVIHYHANIHKALKYAVKIDLIPTNPADKVERPKKNAFKGSYYSAEEIHALTEVAEGTKLEIPVLLASFYGLRRSEVLGLKWDAIDFEENTLEIKHIVTQASIDGKKVLVQADRAKTKSSLRTLPLVPPIRDRLLMLKGQQETYRRLCGKSYNRDYLGYLCVDEIGNIIRPNYVSEQFPKLLEKNGLRPIRFHDLRHSCASLLLANGVPMKQIQEWLGHSDFSTTANIYAHLDYASKLSSAQAMLEGLGYGNASA from the coding sequence ATGGTAGCAGGGCATCTGCAAGAAAAAAACGACTTCTACTACATCGTTCTGAGTTACAAGGACGCAGACGGAAAGCGAAAGACCAAGTGGGAAGCCACCGGTCTGTCCGTCAAGAGGAACAAGAAGAAAGCCGAAGCTCTTTTGCTGGAACGTCGGAGGAACTTCATGGTTCCCACCGCACCTGCGGAGATCCGCTTGGACGATGACATTCTCTTTTCGGACTTCATGCTGAAATGGCTGGAAGTCACGAAAAGCTCTGTCCAAATCACGACCTATGCCAGCTATCAAGGAATGGTGGAGCGCATCATCGCTCCCTATTTCCGCAAGCGCGGCATCAAGCTGGTAGACCTGAAAGCCACCGATTTGCAGGATTTCTATACCAAACAGCTTGAACGGGTCAAGGCAAATTCGGTGATCCATTACCATGCAAACATCCACAAGGCATTGAAGTATGCGGTCAAGATCGACCTGATCCCCACCAATCCGGCAGATAAGGTCGAGCGTCCGAAGAAGAATGCGTTCAAGGGCAGCTATTACAGTGCCGAAGAGATCCATGCTTTGACGGAGGTCGCAGAGGGCACCAAGCTGGAGATCCCGGTTCTGCTGGCATCCTTCTACGGCCTGCGCCGCAGCGAGGTGCTGGGGCTGAAGTGGGATGCGATCGACTTTGAGGAAAACACTCTGGAGATCAAGCACATCGTTACGCAGGCATCCATCGACGGCAAAAAGGTTCTGGTACAGGCAGACCGTGCAAAAACGAAGTCCAGCCTGCGGACGCTGCCTCTTGTGCCGCCCATCCGTGACCGCCTGCTGATGCTGAAAGGTCAGCAGGAAACCTACCGCCGCCTGTGCGGTAAAAGCTACAACCGGGATTATCTGGGCTATCTGTGTGTGGACGAGATCGGGAACATCATCCGCCCCAACTACGTTTCCGAGCAGTTCCCGAAGCTGTTGGAGAAAAACGGTCTGCGTCCTATCCGCTTTCATGACCTGCGTCATAGCTGCGCCAGCCTTCTTCTGGCAAACGGCGTTCCCATGAAGCAGATTCAGGAATGGCTGGGTCACAGCGACTTCTCCACCACCGCCAATATTTACGCCCACCTCGATTACGCTTCCAAGCTCTCGTCTGCACAGGCGATGCTGGAGGGGCTGGGCTATGGCAATGCGTCAGCATGA
- a CDS encoding Bug family tripartite tricarboxylate transporter substrate binding protein gives MKKISRRDFLAASAVVGAAGVLTACGGSSNSTAASTAGSAAASTAGGKSTDYPTKGISVICPWSAGGGTDSCLRAFCEAMGKNLGVTLTVDNQTGGGGILGHQAIADANTDGYTIGMITFELATYKKLGTSELTWENYAPLCRVNTDAAAITVGAKWAASNGITDLPGFIDYCKAHPGEVQMGGSSNASVWHIAGGYLMSATGIDIQMITYQEGAATAVQNAAGGFIQGVTVSLAEARSFIESGDLICLGVMDEERNPVFPDVPTCKEQGYDITYYTQRGMAAPLGVDDAIMTRLEEACAAAIEDPDFVTFMKNNGQAISYLDAQGYADYLKQAATDVAAAMDAVGL, from the coding sequence ATGAAAAAGATCTCTCGTCGTGACTTCCTCGCAGCTTCTGCTGTCGTGGGTGCTGCTGGCGTCCTGACCGCCTGCGGCGGCTCTTCCAATAGCACTGCTGCTTCTACTGCAGGTTCCGCTGCTGCCAGCACCGCTGGCGGCAAGTCCACCGATTACCCCACCAAGGGCATCTCGGTCATCTGCCCCTGGTCTGCAGGCGGCGGCACGGACTCCTGCCTGCGCGCATTCTGCGAGGCAATGGGCAAGAATCTGGGTGTGACCCTGACCGTCGATAACCAGACGGGCGGCGGCGGCATCCTGGGCCATCAGGCCATCGCAGACGCCAACACCGACGGCTACACCATCGGCATGATCACCTTCGAGCTGGCTACCTACAAGAAGCTGGGCACCAGCGAGCTGACTTGGGAGAACTACGCTCCCCTGTGCCGCGTCAACACCGACGCAGCTGCCATCACCGTCGGCGCAAAGTGGGCTGCAAGCAACGGCATCACCGACCTGCCCGGTTTCATCGACTACTGCAAGGCTCACCCCGGTGAGGTGCAGATGGGCGGCTCCTCCAACGCTTCTGTCTGGCACATCGCAGGCGGCTACCTGATGAGCGCTACCGGCATCGACATCCAGATGATCACCTATCAGGAGGGCGCTGCTACCGCCGTCCAGAATGCAGCCGGCGGCTTCATTCAGGGCGTTACCGTTTCTCTGGCCGAGGCCCGCAGCTTCATCGAGTCCGGCGACCTGATCTGCCTCGGCGTCATGGACGAGGAGCGCAACCCCGTCTTCCCCGACGTGCCCACCTGCAAGGAGCAGGGCTACGACATCACCTACTACACCCAGCGCGGCATGGCCGCTCCTCTGGGCGTGGACGATGCCATCATGACCCGTCTGGAAGAGGCCTGCGCCGCAGCCATCGAGGATCCCGATTTCGTGACCTTCATGAAAAACAACGGTCAGGCCATCTCCTATCTGGATGCACAGGGCTATGCGGACTACCTGAAGCAGGCTGCTACCGACGTCGCAGCTGCTATGGACGCTGTCGGCCTCTGA
- a CDS encoding MATE family efflux transporter, translating into MAAQNRQDMGSGPIKPLLLQLMIPAVVAQVVNLLYNIVDRIYIGHIEGIGAAALTGVGLFAPILMLLNAFAMLIGAGGAPRTAIALGQGNKEDAEKIIGNSFTMLLFFAVVLTIGFYAGAPALLRLFGASDATLPYAVAYGRIYILGSVFVLLVMGMNPFITTQGFAKISMLTTVIGAVINIILDPILIFGLGWGVRGAAVATVLSQAVGACWILKFLTGPKTILKLRKEYLRVERGVILPVLGLGISSFVMLSTESLLSISFSSSLARYGGDIAVGAMTVITSVSQLCTLPIQGICQGGQPVMSFNFGAGKKARVKEAFRFQLTLCFGYTTLFWLLMMAVPGVVAGIFTSDAALIDYTTWAMRIYMAGILAMGVQIACQQSFMALGQAKVSLLLACLRKIILLIPLIFILPHFVADRCFGVFLAEPVSDLLAATITAITFFSRFDKILDRGAGRA; encoded by the coding sequence ATGGCAGCACAGAATCGACAGGATATGGGCAGCGGGCCGATCAAGCCCCTGCTTTTGCAGCTGATGATCCCCGCCGTGGTGGCGCAGGTGGTCAATCTGCTCTATAACATCGTAGACCGCATCTACATCGGCCACATCGAGGGCATCGGCGCGGCGGCGCTGACAGGCGTGGGCCTGTTCGCCCCCATCCTCATGCTTTTGAACGCCTTCGCCATGCTCATCGGCGCGGGCGGTGCGCCCCGCACGGCCATCGCACTGGGGCAGGGCAACAAAGAGGACGCCGAAAAGATCATCGGCAACAGCTTTACCATGCTGCTCTTCTTCGCCGTGGTGCTGACGATCGGCTTCTATGCCGGTGCGCCCGCCCTGCTGCGGCTTTTTGGCGCCAGCGACGCCACCCTCCCTTACGCGGTGGCCTATGGCCGCATCTATATCCTCGGCTCGGTGTTCGTGCTGCTGGTCATGGGCATGAACCCCTTTATCACGACGCAGGGCTTTGCGAAGATCAGTATGCTCACCACCGTCATCGGTGCGGTCATCAATATCATCCTCGACCCCATCCTCATCTTCGGCCTTGGCTGGGGTGTCCGGGGCGCAGCGGTGGCGACGGTGCTCAGTCAGGCCGTGGGTGCCTGCTGGATCTTGAAGTTCCTCACCGGCCCGAAGACGATTCTCAAACTCCGCAAAGAGTACCTCAGGGTGGAGCGCGGCGTCATCCTGCCGGTGCTGGGGCTGGGCATCTCGTCCTTCGTCATGCTCTCGACGGAAAGCCTGCTTTCCATCAGCTTCAGCTCCAGCCTCGCCCGCTATGGCGGCGACATCGCCGTAGGCGCGATGACCGTCATCACCAGCGTGTCCCAGCTGTGCACCCTGCCCATTCAGGGCATCTGTCAGGGCGGCCAGCCGGTCATGAGCTTCAACTTCGGCGCAGGCAAAAAGGCCCGGGTCAAGGAGGCGTTCCGCTTCCAGCTCACCCTTTGTTTCGGCTACACCACCTTGTTCTGGCTGCTTATGATGGCCGTGCCCGGCGTGGTGGCGGGCATCTTCACCTCGGATGCCGCCCTGATCGACTACACCACATGGGCCATGCGCATCTATATGGCCGGCATCCTTGCGATGGGCGTTCAGATCGCCTGCCAGCAGAGCTTTATGGCGCTGGGTCAGGCGAAGGTGAGCCTTTTGCTGGCCTGCCTGCGCAAGATCATCCTGCTCATCCCCCTCATTTTTATCCTGCCCCATTTTGTGGCGGACAGATGCTTCGGCGTCTTTCTGGCAGAGCCGGTCAGCGACCTTCTGGCCGCGACCATCACGGCCATTACTTTCTTTTCCCGCTTCGATAAGATACTCGACCGGGGCGCAGGGAGAGCGTAA